In Aliiglaciecola sp. LCG003, a genomic segment contains:
- a CDS encoding tRNA-uridine aminocarboxypropyltransferase has protein sequence MNKRQYCQRCHYPQQVCVCDSIRALDLPVKLIILQHPDEAKHAKNTARLLRLCCENSEIIIGENSQDFVQLKRQCIEFPKHHWLIYPNASSQPIEKQHPLPVASLPQKLILIDATWRKAYKMWQLNPWLQSLPSWHFDQLPESRYAIRKSSLSYSLSTLEATAYALQQMYAIDTSPLYDALNAMQNNRQRYISAYHDKP, from the coding sequence ATGAATAAACGACAATACTGCCAGCGTTGCCATTATCCACAGCAGGTTTGCGTGTGCGACTCAATTCGTGCATTGGATTTGCCGGTTAAACTCATAATCTTGCAACATCCAGACGAAGCCAAACATGCTAAAAATACCGCAAGGTTGCTGAGGCTATGCTGTGAAAATAGCGAAATAATAATTGGTGAAAATAGCCAAGATTTTGTTCAATTGAAACGCCAGTGCATTGAGTTTCCTAAGCATCACTGGTTAATTTATCCCAATGCAAGCAGCCAACCCATTGAGAAGCAGCATCCATTGCCTGTGGCGTCATTACCGCAAAAATTGATTCTGATTGATGCCACTTGGCGAAAGGCTTACAAGATGTGGCAGCTAAATCCGTGGTTGCAGTCCTTACCGAGCTGGCATTTTGACCAGCTACCAGAGAGCCGGTATGCCATCCGCAAATCATCATTAAGCTATAGTTTATCAACCCTAGAAGCTACGGCCTATGCCTTGCAGCAGATGTATGCCATTGACACCTCGCCTTTGTATGATGCCCTAAATGCCATGCAGAATAACCGTCAACGCTATATTAGCGCTTATCATGATAAACCCTAA
- a CDS encoding YoaK family protein: MVSKLPRWVEYGAFILAFIAGNVNAIGLLGFQHQSVSHLSGTATLVGTGLMGASTSDVLHLIGVLISFLMGALVSGFILSSSSLKLGRHYDSLLAIEGLLLLMSYYLLSNGLPAGHYAASAACGLQNALATSYSGAIVRTTHVTGIFTDLGIMLGAKLRGELFDQRKGILFLLIIVGFIVGGTSGAVLFNSLQFFALVVPASICLVLAVSYRIYTRDKTN; the protein is encoded by the coding sequence GTGGTTTCAAAATTACCTCGCTGGGTAGAATACGGCGCTTTTATTCTGGCGTTTATCGCCGGAAATGTGAATGCCATTGGGTTGCTTGGCTTTCAACATCAATCTGTTTCCCATCTGTCGGGAACGGCGACGCTCGTTGGAACAGGACTCATGGGGGCATCCACCAGCGATGTACTGCATCTGATTGGTGTTTTGATTAGCTTTTTGATGGGCGCATTGGTGTCTGGCTTTATATTGTCTAGCAGTTCGTTGAAGTTAGGCCGTCATTATGATTCATTGTTGGCAATTGAAGGGCTGTTATTACTCATGTCTTATTATCTATTAAGCAATGGCTTACCCGCAGGACATTATGCTGCATCGGCAGCCTGTGGGTTACAGAATGCCCTTGCTACATCTTATAGTGGTGCGATTGTGCGTACTACGCACGTAACCGGTATTTTCACCGATTTAGGTATTATGCTAGGCGCCAAGTTACGGGGTGAGCTATTCGACCAACGCAAAGGAATTCTATTTTTACTGATCATAGTGGGCTTTATTGTCGGTGGGACAAGCGGTGCTGTGTTATTTAACTCTTTGCAGTTTTTTGCATTGGTGGTGCCTGCCTCAATTTGTCTGGTGTTGGCGGTTTCCTACCGCATATACACCCGAGATAAAACTAACTAA
- the ybaK gene encoding Cys-tRNA(Pro) deacylase, translating into MTPAINLAIKQKIAHTVHEYSHDSASESYGLEAAEKLGVAPQRVFKTLVVSLNNNELVVGIIPVASKLSMKLIAKACDAKKAEMADPASVERSTGYVLGGVSPLGQKKRLKTVIDESAQQFASIYVSAGRRGLEIELSPADLHQAVNGVFASICQSQ; encoded by the coding sequence ATGACCCCCGCAATAAACCTTGCCATTAAACAAAAAATTGCCCATACCGTGCACGAATATAGCCATGACAGCGCCAGTGAATCCTATGGTTTGGAAGCGGCGGAAAAGTTAGGCGTGGCTCCCCAGCGAGTCTTTAAAACCTTGGTGGTCAGCTTGAACAATAATGAGTTGGTTGTAGGGATAATTCCGGTAGCCTCAAAGTTAAGTATGAAACTGATTGCCAAAGCCTGTGACGCTAAAAAAGCCGAAATGGCCGACCCGGCTTCGGTTGAACGCAGCACTGGTTATGTATTAGGTGGTGTTAGTCCATTGGGGCAGAAAAAACGTCTCAAGACGGTTATCGATGAATCGGCTCAACAGTTTGCCAGCATTTATGTCAGTGCTGGACGACGGGGCTTGGAAATCGAATTAAGTCCCGCTGATTTGCACCAAGCAGTGAATGGAGTGTTTGCGTCAATCTGCCAAAGCCAATAG
- a CDS encoding DUF1294 domain-containing protein, with the protein MASYIGISLVTFLAYLIDKSAAQEGRWRTKESTLHLFALLGGWPGALVAQNWLRHKSKKTSFRLVFCCTVVLNCSGLGWYYWHLVAV; encoded by the coding sequence GTGGCAAGTTACATAGGTATAAGTCTTGTAACGTTTCTGGCTTACTTAATCGATAAATCAGCCGCGCAAGAAGGTCGCTGGCGTACCAAAGAAAGTACCTTGCATTTGTTTGCCTTACTGGGGGGCTGGCCTGGTGCACTAGTGGCGCAAAACTGGTTACGGCACAAGTCTAAAAAAACCTCATTCAGGCTGGTATTTTGCTGCACAGTGGTGCTTAATTGTAGCGGCCTAGGCTGGTACTATTGGCATTTAGTAGCCGTATAA
- a CDS encoding isoprenylcysteine carboxylmethyltransferase family protein, translating into MSAKTINQDAAQTVSLRQWIRLVGVYCLIPLILFICGGDVCWWQAWSYSLLILAAGIGGRVWAEQRHPGLTAERQNIENIQSAKAWDKVLAPLMAVSIGFPMVIVAGLDHRYNWSPEFPLWLMVIGFILISLGYAYAVWALAENRFFSSVVRIQTDRGHVVCDSGPYQFVRHPGYAGNVVALFGIVLALGSVWTLIPTVVALIITVIRTALEDQTLHEELPGYRDYARRVRYRLIPWIY; encoded by the coding sequence ATGTCAGCAAAGACGATTAATCAAGATGCAGCTCAAACGGTATCCCTTCGCCAGTGGATCAGATTGGTAGGCGTGTATTGCTTAATTCCGCTGATCTTATTCATATGCGGTGGAGATGTCTGCTGGTGGCAGGCGTGGTCATATTCCTTGCTGATTTTGGCTGCTGGTATAGGTGGGCGTGTGTGGGCGGAGCAGCGTCACCCAGGATTAACAGCCGAAAGACAAAATATTGAAAATATCCAAAGTGCAAAAGCCTGGGACAAAGTGCTTGCTCCACTGATGGCGGTGAGTATCGGGTTTCCTATGGTCATTGTTGCAGGGCTGGATCATCGCTATAACTGGTCCCCCGAATTTCCGCTATGGCTCATGGTGATTGGCTTTATTTTAATCTCGCTCGGATACGCTTATGCTGTTTGGGCTCTGGCAGAGAACCGCTTTTTTTCCAGCGTGGTGCGCATTCAGACGGATAGAGGGCATGTGGTGTGCGACAGTGGTCCATACCAGTTTGTGCGGCATCCGGGTTATGCCGGAAATGTTGTTGCACTGTTCGGAATCGTTCTTGCCCTGGGCTCGGTTTGGACCCTGATTCCTACGGTGGTAGCATTAATTATCACAGTGATTAGAACCGCCCTTGAAGACCAGACTTTACACGAAGAGTTACCGGGCTATCGAGACTATGCACGTCGCGTGCGCTACCGGTTGATTCCTTGGATTTACTGA